In one window of Mus pahari chromosome 3, PAHARI_EIJ_v1.1, whole genome shotgun sequence DNA:
- the LOC110318864 gene encoding olfactory receptor 50-like: protein MKSTRNQSSASEFILLGLPIRPEDQGMYYALFLATYLTTVLGNLLIILLIRLDSHLHTPMYFFLSHLAFTDISFSSVTAPKMLMNMLIHSQSISYAGCISQVYFFLFFADLDSFLLTSMAYDRYVAICYPLHYTRIMSQSICILLVIASWFLSFAGALVHTILLARLSFFRGNTLHHFFCDLSALIKLSSSDTSINEFVILVVGSLVITVPFICILVSYGRIGATILKTPSIKGICKAFSTCGSHLSVVSLYYGAIIGLYFVPSSNDTNDKDVIVAVMYTMVTPMLNPFIYSLRNRDMKGALRNMLARATSSM from the coding sequence ATGAAGAGCACAAGGAATCAGAGCAGTGCATCTGAGTTTATCCTCCTGGGGCTCCCCATCCGACCAGAGGACCAAGGCATGTACTATGCCCTGTTTCTGGCTACATACCTGACCACAGTGCTGGGGAACCTGCTGATCATCCTACTCATCAGGCTGGACTCTCACCTACACACCccaatgtacttcttcctcagccactTGGCCTTCACGGACATCTCTTTCTCATCGGTCACAGCTCCAAAGATGCTCATGAATATGCTGATACACAGTCAATCCATCTCATATGCTGGGTGCATTTCCCAGgtgtattttttcttattttttgcaGATCTTGACAGCTTTCTTCTGACTTCAATGGCCTATGACAGATATGTGGCCATTTGCTACCCCCTCCACTATACCAGAATCATGAGTCAGAGTATCTGTATCTTACTAGTCATTGCATCCTGGTTTTTATCTTTTGCTGGTGCCCTTGTGCACACTATTCTTCTAGCTCGTCTCTCTTTCTTTAGAGGTAACACTCTCCACCACTTCTTCTGTGACTTGTCTGCCTTAATTAAGCTATCTAGCTCAGATACCTCCATCAATGAGTTTGTCATTCTTGTTGTAGGATCACTGGTCATTACCGTGCCATTCATATGCATTCTGGTTTCATATGGACGCATTGGAGCCACTATCCTGAAAACTCCCTCCATCAAGGGAATTTGCAAAGCCTTTTCCACATGTGGTTCTCACCTCTCTGTGGTTTCTCTCTATTATGGAGCTATTATTGGTCTATATTTTGTCCCCTCATCAAATGACACTAATGACAAGGATGTCATTGTAGCTGTGATGTACACTATGGTCACACCCATGCTGAATCCCTTTATTTATAGTCTGAGGAATCGGGATATGAAAGGAGCTTTGAGAAATATGCTTGCAAGAGCAACTTCTTCCATGTAA